GAGCATCGATATACAGAAATGATTGCGTGCACCCCTGAGAGCAAGGAAATAGCCGAAATGCCGCGCACCGACAAGAAAGAACAAATGGCGCGCCCGAGGGGACGATTTTGGAACTCTCCCTATCCGCCAAATCCTGACCGAAATCCCTTACCCTAGACAGAAAATGACCTGAGGCTCTAACCAAAGGTCGTGTCAGGACGAAATCTATTTGATCGTGAACGACCGGCAGTACCGGGCGCGGAACGTAACACTCAAGACGCCTACGAATGCGCTCGCCGAGTTCCGCCACACGCTCCTGGGACGTGTGAGCTTGACCCCTTACCTTTGACAAACAATATTGGCGTGCCGTGCCGTCAACCGCCACTGACCTTTTTTCTTCATCCAAATGTTGGTATAGCGGCGGCGTAACGTTTGTCCCGCTCCGGGAGCATTGCCGACTGGCTGAACGGTTTCCAATCCCATCACGATGACAGTGTCTCCCTGAGGGAGCACAGACTCAATCTCGCGCACGAAGGAAGAATACTTGATTACGCCAGAGCGGACGAGCTCTACCACTTCTTTCTTCCCTTTGACCACCTGATTGTTGGGAGCGTTGACGGTGAAATCATCTGCCCAAAGTTTGTCTAATATCGTCAGATCACTCCGCAGCACGGCTTCACTTTCCGCACGGTCCAGCTGTTTGATTTCCTCCTCAACCGAAACATTCTGTTCGGCGCTTGGGCCTGATGCCAAACTGGTTGCGGCGAGGGTAACGGCCGTTAGGACTTGGATCAATTTCTTCATCTTCTTCTCCCATGGAGTCACGATTTGCGCCTAGGTCCCGTCTGGCCCCAATTGGCCTTGCATCCTAACACAGGCAAGAAGGTGGCGGCCCATCCTCCGCGTCGCAAAGGGTGGGAGAAATGAAAGGGGGTTCGAAAAGGACTGGCGCGCCCGGAGGGATTTGAACCCCCGACCTTCAGGTTCGAAGCCTGCCGCTCTATCCGCTGAGCTACGGGCGCACCTAACGAGCTAGTTTACCAAATCCTCCAAAGAAAAAGAGTGGCTGATTGCGAGAAGACGAAACTCGAAACTCGAAAATCGAAAATCGAAGACACAAGACACAACACTCAAGACTCAAGACTGGAAACCCCAAACCGGAAAACCGGAGACCAAATCGAGCTTGACGAGCACGAAACTCGAAAATCGAAAACCGGAAACCGAAACTCGAAAATCGGAAATTGAAAATCGGCAAGCTCCGATCGGCCACTCGGAGAGAGAAGCTCGAAAATGGCTAACCACGGCGAGCTTCCGGAGGATGAAACTCGAAAATCGAAAAGCGAAAAGCTAAAACCGAAAACCGAAAACCGAAAACCGGGAACCAGTGAGAGCTCCCGGAGGACGAAACTCCAACATCGAAACTCGAAAATCGAAAAAAGGCTATCAGGCGAGCCGGAGGCTGGGAAGTTCGGTTTCCCTCCGGAGCTTACTGGCAGGGTTCTAGTCCGGGTTCTCGAAGCTGAGACCCTGTCAGGGGCAAGGCTGTCCAGCGACAACAGGCAGGTTGTGGTGGCGGTGCGGCTTTCCTATTTTCCTCGTATCCACAGGACGCCACAGGCTTAAGCCTAGTTACCCCCTTGGAACGTCCCCATCTCAGGAAAGCATTGACATCGGTCTAGTACTAGCCTAAGCTTACCAGTACTTGCTGCCTTCCGTAGGGAAGATGGCAGTTGAATCGTTTGCATTTGTTCCCCCGAGCGGCTCGACCTCCGAACTGGAGCGACTGGTTCAGTCGTCGCGGCTGTTGTATGCGCTGCTGCTCTGGATCGCATTTCTGGCCACCGGGGTGACGTTCGGCGGCGTGGGCACCTGGGTTTGGCTGCCGCTGGCATTTTTGCTGGTGAGCGTGGCCGGGCTGGTAGTGGTGCGGCGCACGGTCTTGGGATGGGCTTTTCATGTTGCGGACCTGGTTTTCCTGGTGGCGTTCCTGGTTGCCTTTCCGTCGCTGGTTGGGTTTTTGTTTTTGTTTGCATTTTTGAGCATGGTGGCGGGCCTGCGGTGGGGATTCCCGCGGGGACTGCCCTTTGCTCCGATCATGGCGGTGACGGGAACGGCTTTGCTGGCTATGCCGAGCGGACTCAGCGCGGTGACTGCTCAATCGCCCCGATGGTGGTTGATGGGGGCATGCGCGGCCGGGGTGGGTTGCGGGTTGACCTACCTCGGTGGCGAGCAACGCCGGCGCGACGAGCAGCGCAGCGTGGTGAGCGAGGTTACTGACATGATCCGGGTGGAGCAGGGCTTTGGCGAATCGCTGCGCCAGGTCCTGGGAGTGATCGGGCGCATTTTCGATGTCGAGCGCTGCCTGCTCGCCTTTTATGACCTGGACGCGGACCGGCTTTACCTCTGGAACTTTCACGAGGATTCGCCCGAGCGCATTCGGCTGGAGCAACGTCTTTCCGATCAGCGCCCGTGGTTCTTTCTGGACCGGCTGGAAACGAATTTATACTGGAACCGCCTTGGCCAGATTCCGGCGGAAGGCGCGGGTTGGAGGGAAGGGAAGAAGGTGGAGCTGAGCCAGGTCCCTGTGCCGGCGGCGGATTTTGTGGAGCATTTTGGCGTGCGCTCGGCTCTGGCTGTCTCCTTCACGTTTGGCAGCGTGCCGGCAGGCAGGCTCCTGCTGGTCAATCGCCACGGGGAGTTCGCCGCCGAGCACCTGCGGCTTCTGGACCTGATTCTGAGGAAGGTGGGCCCGACGCTGGAGAACCTTTTCTTGCTTCGCCATTTGCGAGCGCGGACGGTGGAGAACGAACGAGCGCGGATTGCCCGCGACCTCCACGATGGCGTGCTTCAGACGCTGGTGAGCGTGGAGATGCAGCTCGACGTTTACAAGCGGCTGGCGGCGCGGAACCCGGAGAAGCTCCGCCGGGACCTGAGCCATTTGCAGGAGCTGGTTCACAAGGAGACGCTCGATCTGCGCCAGTTTGTGAGCGATTTGAAGCCCATCCACGTGGAGAGCGAAGACTTCATGGACCTGGTGCGCGACATGGCTGAGCGGTACGCGCGCGAGACCGGCATTGCGGTGGACGTGCTGGGCGAACCGCCGGCGCGCGAGCTGCCGGTGCAGATCTGCCGGGAACTTTTCCAGATTGTCCGCGAGGGGTTGAACAACATCAAGAAACACTCAGGAGCAAGTCACGTTGTAGTCAAATTGCGCGAAGAGGAAAACCGGATCTCGCTCGTGGTGGACGACAATGGCCGAGGCTTCAGTTTTGCGGGTCGTCTTTCGAGCGAGGAACTGGATCAGCTTCGCCTCGGTCCCATTTCGATAAAGGAGAGAACACGCACTATCGGCGGCCGCCTGATGATAGAATCCACGCCGGGTCACGGCGCGCGGCTGACGGTGGACGTGCCGGTGAACTAAGATGGCCAAATCGAAGCAAGCCATTCGCGTCGCGATTGCCGACGATCATCCTATTTTCCGCGACGGGTTAAGGAAGCTCCTCGAAGCCGAAGAGGACATGGTGGTGGCGGGCGAAGCGAGCAACGGCGCGGAAGCCGTGCAAATGATCCCGAAGGTCAAGCCGGACGTTTTGCTGCTCGACCTGCGCATGCCGGACAAGGACGGCCTGACGGTGCTGGAGGAGGTCAACTTCGATTCGCTGACGACCAAGGTGATCGTCCTGACCGCTTCCGAAGAAGAGCGCGACATCGTCCGCGCCATGCGGCTGGGCGCTCGCGGCGTGGTCCTCAAGCAGACCGCCACCGATATGCTCATCAAGTCCATCCGTAAAGTCCACCAGGGCGAAATCTGGCTCGACAAGCGCATGATGGCTGAGGTCATGCGCGCCTTTACCAAGTCCTCCGAGCAGGGCGTGAAACGCGACAAGCCTTTGCTCAGCGACCGCGAGAAAGAGATTGTGCAGCATGTCGCTCAGGGCTTCCGCAACCGCGAGATTGGCGAAAAGCTCTTCATCAGCGAGCAGACGGTGAAAAACCATCTGCACAATATCTTTGACAAACTCGGCGTCTCTGACCGGCTTGAGCTGGCCCTTTACGCCATCCACCACCGGTTGATTGAACCGGGCACCTGAAAAGCCCTCCCCAAGACTCATAGTACCGCCGTACCGCTTTCCGCCCACCCAAATTGATTCCCACGGGCTATTGTGCCTTTTTCTCCCCGACCTTAAACTTCGCCCGAGTTCGACAAAAAGGCAGCATCCAACTCGAGCCCGAAATGAAATTGAACGAA
This window of the Candidatus Acidiferrales bacterium genome carries:
- a CDS encoding nuclear transport factor 2 family protein; this encodes MKKLIQVLTAVTLAATSLASGPSAEQNVSVEEEIKQLDRAESEAVLRSDLTILDKLWADDFTVNAPNNQVVKGKKEVVELVRSGVIKYSSFVREIESVLPQGDTVIVMGLETVQPVGNAPGAGQTLRRRYTNIWMKKKGQWRLTARHANIVCQR
- a CDS encoding response regulator transcription factor; translation: MAKSKQAIRVAIADDHPIFRDGLRKLLEAEEDMVVAGEASNGAEAVQMIPKVKPDVLLLDLRMPDKDGLTVLEEVNFDSLTTKVIVLTASEEERDIVRAMRLGARGVVLKQTATDMLIKSIRKVHQGEIWLDKRMMAEVMRAFTKSSEQGVKRDKPLLSDREKEIVQHVAQGFRNREIGEKLFISEQTVKNHLHNIFDKLGVSDRLELALYAIHHRLIEPGT
- a CDS encoding histidine kinase is translated as MAVESFAFVPPSGSTSELERLVQSSRLLYALLLWIAFLATGVTFGGVGTWVWLPLAFLLVSVAGLVVVRRTVLGWAFHVADLVFLVAFLVAFPSLVGFLFLFAFLSMVAGLRWGFPRGLPFAPIMAVTGTALLAMPSGLSAVTAQSPRWWLMGACAAGVGCGLTYLGGEQRRRDEQRSVVSEVTDMIRVEQGFGESLRQVLGVIGRIFDVERCLLAFYDLDADRLYLWNFHEDSPERIRLEQRLSDQRPWFFLDRLETNLYWNRLGQIPAEGAGWREGKKVELSQVPVPAADFVEHFGVRSALAVSFTFGSVPAGRLLLVNRHGEFAAEHLRLLDLILRKVGPTLENLFLLRHLRARTVENERARIARDLHDGVLQTLVSVEMQLDVYKRLAARNPEKLRRDLSHLQELVHKETLDLRQFVSDLKPIHVESEDFMDLVRDMAERYARETGIAVDVLGEPPARELPVQICRELFQIVREGLNNIKKHSGASHVVVKLREEENRISLVVDDNGRGFSFAGRLSSEELDQLRLGPISIKERTRTIGGRLMIESTPGHGARLTVDVPVN